The following are encoded in a window of Microvirga ossetica genomic DNA:
- a CDS encoding ABC transporter substrate-binding protein, with protein sequence MKASATTVAALLAASALASPGLAQVSDDVVKIGVLTDMTGVTSDVTGKGSLVAAQMAVEEFGGSVLGKPVQVISADHQHKVEVGATTARRWLDTEAVDVIADIPNSAVALSVQGIVKDKKRIALFSGAGTTALTNEQCSPYGFHWTYDTYGVSRGTASAVVKAGGDSWFILASDYTFGHQLQKDATEVIQANGGKVVGAVRHPLNASDFSSFILQAQSSGAKVIGIANAGGDTVNAMKAAREFGVVQGGQNLAALLMFINDVHSLGLDTTQGTYLTTASYWDTDDATRAWSRKFKERVGAMPSMLQAGVYGSVLHYLKAVKAAGTDDADKVTAAMRSMPVEDVFTKKASIREDGRVMRDMYLAKVKAPAQSKYDWDYFEIVREIPAGDSAWPLSESKCPLVKK encoded by the coding sequence ATGAAAGCCAGCGCGACGACAGTTGCCGCCCTGCTTGCGGCATCCGCCCTTGCCTCTCCGGGCTTGGCCCAGGTCAGCGACGATGTCGTCAAGATCGGCGTCCTGACCGATATGACCGGGGTCACGTCCGATGTGACCGGCAAAGGTTCCCTTGTGGCCGCCCAGATGGCAGTCGAGGAGTTCGGTGGGTCGGTTCTCGGCAAACCCGTCCAGGTGATCTCCGCCGATCATCAGCACAAGGTGGAAGTCGGCGCGACGACGGCACGCCGCTGGCTCGACACCGAGGCCGTCGACGTCATTGCTGACATTCCCAACTCCGCGGTCGCCTTGTCCGTCCAGGGGATCGTGAAGGACAAGAAGCGTATCGCCCTCTTCTCGGGCGCCGGGACCACTGCCCTCACAAACGAGCAGTGCTCGCCTTACGGTTTCCATTGGACCTATGACACTTATGGGGTGTCCCGCGGAACCGCATCGGCGGTGGTCAAGGCAGGCGGGGACAGTTGGTTCATCCTTGCCTCCGACTACACCTTCGGACACCAGTTGCAGAAGGACGCAACCGAAGTCATCCAGGCCAATGGCGGCAAGGTGGTCGGGGCCGTCCGTCACCCGCTCAACGCCAGCGACTTCTCGTCCTTCATCCTCCAAGCCCAGTCCTCCGGCGCCAAAGTCATCGGCATCGCCAATGCCGGCGGTGACACGGTCAATGCCATGAAGGCGGCCCGCGAGTTCGGCGTCGTGCAGGGTGGGCAGAATCTTGCTGCCCTGCTCATGTTCATCAACGATGTCCATAGCCTCGGGCTGGACACGACCCAGGGCACCTATCTGACGACGGCGTCCTATTGGGACACGGATGATGCGACCCGTGCCTGGTCCAGGAAGTTCAAGGAGCGGGTCGGGGCGATGCCGTCCATGCTTCAGGCGGGCGTCTATGGCAGCGTTCTGCACTATCTCAAGGCCGTCAAGGCGGCCGGAACGGACGATGCCGACAAGGTCACCGCCGCCATGCGCTCCATGCCCGTCGAGGACGTCTTCACCAAGAAGGCGTCGATCCGGGAGGATGGCCGCGTGATGCGCGACATGTATCTTGCCAAGGTAAAAGCCCCCGCCCAATCGAAGTACGACTGGGATTACTTTGAGATCGTGCGGGAGATCCCGGCCGGCGACTCCGCCTGGCCACTGTCCGAGAGCAAGTGTCCGCTGGTCAAGAAGTGA
- a CDS encoding MarR family winged helix-turn-helix transcriptional regulator, translating into MANGDSNDVKSILNGTTIPTAYKMGYVLNHYREPSFRAIEREYGITRPEIVMLIFLVHREGITANDICEFSGHLKANMSRAAIALARKGLIDRRPDAADQRRQLLFLTAVGRQLHGRFMPTLEARERAMLACLSAREAEQFERLLNKLGDHVPDWAGENSI; encoded by the coding sequence TTGGCGAACGGCGACAGTAACGACGTCAAGAGCATCCTGAACGGCACGACGATCCCGACGGCCTACAAGATGGGATATGTCCTGAACCATTACCGGGAGCCCTCATTTCGGGCCATCGAGCGGGAGTACGGAATCACTCGGCCCGAAATCGTGATGCTCATCTTCCTCGTTCATCGGGAGGGCATCACGGCAAACGACATCTGCGAGTTCTCCGGGCACCTGAAGGCCAACATGAGCCGGGCTGCGATTGCTCTGGCCCGGAAGGGCCTGATCGACCGACGGCCGGATGCGGCCGATCAGAGGCGCCAGCTCCTCTTTCTGACGGCTGTCGGGCGACAATTGCACGGACGCTTCATGCCGACGCTTGAGGCGCGTGAGCGTGCCATGCTGGCCTGCCTTTCCGCTCGTGAGGCAGAGCAATTCGAGCGTCTGCTGAACAAGCTGGGTGATCACGTTCCAGACTGGGCAGGCGAGAACTCAATCTAG
- a CDS encoding glutathione S-transferase family protein, with translation MITITAMKWAPPFAAGSVRDHRARWILNEVGWPYRVRLVDAPTMSSAQYRTQQPFGQVPVMEEDGRPALFESGAIVLDVATRSGRLLPADANQRSEAVMWVIAALNSIEPFLMNLAEVEFFIPDETEKRLRRPAVLAAAKKRLGELQDALGGRQWLVGDSFTVGDLMMSSVLKIASSLEVLEGFPALAAYQARCFDRPAYRKAIDDQCATIAQHRMEDMRYEEAHHG, from the coding sequence ATGATCACCATTACGGCCATGAAGTGGGCCCCGCCGTTCGCGGCCGGAAGCGTTCGCGATCACCGCGCACGCTGGATCCTGAACGAGGTGGGCTGGCCCTATCGGGTGCGGCTTGTCGATGCGCCGACGATGTCCTCGGCCCAATACAGAACCCAGCAACCCTTTGGCCAAGTGCCCGTCATGGAAGAAGACGGACGTCCCGCGCTGTTCGAGTCAGGGGCGATCGTGCTCGACGTCGCGACCCGTTCCGGAAGGCTGCTCCCCGCCGATGCGAACCAGCGGTCCGAGGCGGTGATGTGGGTGATCGCCGCGCTCAACTCCATCGAGCCGTTCCTGATGAACCTTGCCGAGGTCGAGTTCTTCATCCCGGATGAGACCGAGAAGAGATTGCGTCGCCCGGCGGTGCTGGCCGCCGCGAAGAAGCGACTGGGCGAACTCCAGGACGCGCTTGGCGGGCGCCAGTGGCTTGTGGGCGACAGCTTCACCGTTGGTGACCTGATGATGTCCTCGGTGCTCAAGATCGCCTCTTCGCTGGAGGTTCTCGAGGGTTTTCCGGCCTTGGCGGCCTATCAGGCCCGGTGCTTCGACCGGCCGGCGTACCGCAAGGCGATCGATGATCAATGCGCGACGATTGCTCAGCACAGGATGGAAGACATGCGCTATGAGGAGGCACATCATGGCTGA
- a CDS encoding SRPBCC family protein — translation MTSLTIIRRIKASPEAVFAAFTDPDTIALWWGPDRGPVLLAEVDPRIGGRFHVRFRMEDGTEHGSMGTFEEYDPPHRIAMSWTWDSDPGETSRVEVSLRTIEDGTELTFVHARLPDEASRDSHEDGWNGALDKLEAIFAERRPASRG, via the coding sequence ATGACGAGCCTCACTATCATCCGCCGGATCAAGGCCTCGCCTGAGGCCGTGTTCGCCGCCTTTACCGACCCCGATACCATCGCGCTCTGGTGGGGCCCGGACCGGGGCCCAGTGCTCCTGGCCGAGGTGGATCCCCGCATCGGCGGCCGTTTCCATGTTCGGTTCCGCATGGAGGACGGCACCGAGCACGGCAGCATGGGAACCTTCGAGGAGTACGATCCGCCGCATCGGATCGCGATGAGTTGGACCTGGGACTCGGACCCCGGGGAAACGTCTCGTGTGGAGGTCAGCTTGCGCACCATCGAGGACGGCACCGAACTGACATTCGTCCATGCCCGCCTGCCCGATGAGGCCTCGCGTGACAGCCATGAGGACGGCTGGAACGGCGCACTCGATAAGCTCGAGGCCATCTTCGCAGAGAGGCGGCCCGCCTCGCGGGGCTGA
- a CDS encoding ArsR/SmtB family transcription factor, whose translation MPLDQTYAALSDPSRRAMLQRLAQTPELSISELAAPLPIALPTVMKHLDVLSRASLIHRHKTGRTVMISLAPQAMAEARAWLERTATFWSERIDRLATIVEEQEKR comes from the coding sequence ATGCCACTCGACCAGACCTATGCCGCGCTCTCGGACCCATCCCGTCGCGCCATGCTGCAAAGGCTCGCGCAAACCCCGGAGCTCTCCATCTCCGAGCTTGCCGCGCCCTTACCCATCGCCCTGCCGACGGTGATGAAGCATCTCGACGTGCTCTCCAGGGCCAGCCTGATTCATCGGCATAAGACCGGGCGGACCGTCATGATCTCACTCGCCCCGCAAGCCATGGCCGAGGCGAGAGCGTGGCTCGAACGCACCGCTACCTTCTGGTCGGAACGCATCGACCGTCTCGCCACCATCGTCGAGGAACAGGAGAAACGATGA
- a CDS encoding VOC family protein, with translation MAKNTICLWYDKDAEAAARFYAETFSDSTVGAVHRAPGDYPSGKEGDVLVVEFTVAGVACIGLNGGPAFKHNEAFSFQIATDDQEETDRYWNAIVGNGGRESECGWCKDKWGVSWQITPRVLTEAMAAGGAEAKRAFDAMMTMKKIDVATIEAARRG, from the coding sequence ATGGCAAAGAACACGATCTGCCTCTGGTACGACAAGGACGCCGAGGCCGCCGCCCGCTTCTATGCCGAGACCTTTTCCGACAGCACGGTCGGAGCCGTGCATCGTGCGCCCGGTGACTACCCATCCGGCAAAGAGGGCGACGTGCTGGTGGTCGAATTCACCGTGGCGGGGGTTGCCTGCATCGGCTTGAATGGAGGACCCGCGTTCAAGCACAACGAAGCCTTCTCGTTCCAGATCGCCACCGACGATCAGGAGGAGACGGATCGATACTGGAACGCCATCGTCGGCAACGGCGGCCGGGAGAGCGAGTGCGGTTGGTGCAAGGACAAGTGGGGCGTGTCCTGGCAGATCACGCCGCGTGTCCTGACCGAGGCGATGGCGGCAGGAGGCGCGGAGGCCAAGCGCGCGTTCGACGCGATGATGACCATGAAGAAGATCGACGTGGCAACGATCGAGGCCGCTAGGCGCGGTTGA
- a CDS encoding helix-turn-helix domain-containing protein: MQFLDIGEVAERSGVPPSALRYYEEIGLIRSISRHGLRRQFEADVLLKLSLIELGKTAGFSLAEIAGMFGEDGRPDIPRDQLRAKADDLQRRMLDLRLLRDALRHVADCPAPSHLECPTFRKLLKATRRRVTRPSSGIGRRRSSQLGE; encoded by the coding sequence ATGCAATTTTTGGACATTGGAGAGGTCGCGGAACGATCGGGCGTGCCGCCCTCGGCCCTGCGCTATTATGAGGAGATCGGCCTGATCCGATCCATCAGCCGGCATGGACTTCGGCGGCAGTTCGAGGCCGACGTTCTGCTAAAGCTGTCCCTGATCGAACTCGGGAAGACGGCGGGCTTTTCGCTCGCAGAGATCGCTGGCATGTTTGGGGAGGACGGTCGGCCCGACATCCCTCGCGACCAGTTGCGCGCCAAGGCGGACGATTTGCAGCGCCGGATGCTCGACCTGCGACTGTTGCGGGACGCCCTTCGGCATGTTGCCGATTGTCCCGCTCCGTCGCATCTGGAATGCCCAACCTTCCGTAAGCTCCTGAAAGCAACGCGCAGACGCGTCACTCGCCCATCCTCCGGGATCGGACGTCGCCGAAGCTCGCAGCTTGGCGAATAG
- a CDS encoding MFS transporter encodes MVRNLLHRPVWRDPRAVALLMAASLTTMANATISPALPGLERLFADDPNAAMLVRLLVPAPSLSVALCAPFAGLVADWYGRRRMLLAGVMLFVFAGSAGLFLPDLPTIFASRLILGVAVALIMTAQTALIGDCFTGEDRSALSGLQISARNFGGLAFISLAGWFAAISPRLPFVIYGVAAAFLPLMWKVIVDPPRASPFPDARLDDSTPERSSWGFVFALLVLLQAVTNMIFFVMPTQLSFLFVAAGYSSPVMIGSALGILMLSGGCLALLYSRIQRATGYVGVFALGYGAMALGFLLLAHAATPLAWFVAATAIGAGYALVSPSFVTLALRLAPLRRRGLAGGVLTASVFIGQFCSPLLSTPVIATYGYEGLFRSTALLVAAMAVAVVLKGCAVGLQALKGRTPSPEQRPSVR; translated from the coding sequence ATGGTACGCAATCTACTCCACAGGCCCGTCTGGCGAGATCCACGAGCGGTGGCGCTGCTGATGGCAGCATCGCTCACCACCATGGCCAACGCCACGATCAGTCCCGCGCTCCCCGGACTCGAGCGCCTTTTCGCGGATGATCCGAACGCTGCGATGCTGGTGCGCCTGCTGGTGCCTGCACCCTCACTGAGCGTCGCCCTCTGCGCGCCGTTCGCCGGCCTTGTTGCCGACTGGTACGGTCGGCGTCGGATGCTCCTGGCCGGGGTCATGCTCTTCGTGTTCGCCGGCTCCGCGGGGCTGTTCCTTCCCGACCTTCCAACCATCTTTGCAAGCCGTCTGATTTTGGGGGTCGCTGTCGCCCTCATCATGACAGCCCAGACCGCACTCATCGGCGACTGCTTCACCGGCGAGGACCGGAGCGCGTTGTCAGGACTTCAGATATCGGCACGGAACTTCGGAGGTCTCGCCTTCATCTCGCTCGCCGGATGGTTCGCGGCGATCTCGCCACGTCTGCCGTTCGTCATCTATGGCGTTGCTGCGGCCTTCCTGCCGTTGATGTGGAAGGTTATCGTCGATCCACCACGGGCATCACCGTTTCCTGACGCCAGGCTGGATGACAGCACCCCAGAACGTTCATCATGGGGCTTCGTCTTCGCGTTGCTCGTGCTTCTCCAGGCTGTGACGAACATGATCTTTTTTGTCATGCCGACCCAGTTGTCGTTTTTGTTCGTAGCGGCAGGCTATAGCAGTCCTGTGATGATCGGCTCGGCGCTCGGCATCCTGATGCTCTCGGGCGGTTGCTTGGCGTTGCTCTACAGCCGCATCCAGCGGGCAACTGGTTACGTTGGCGTCTTCGCTCTGGGCTATGGTGCGATGGCGCTCGGTTTCCTGTTGCTGGCCCATGCTGCGACGCCTCTGGCCTGGTTCGTGGCAGCCACCGCCATCGGGGCAGGCTACGCATTGGTCTCGCCGAGCTTTGTGACCCTTGCATTGAGGCTTGCTCCGCTCCGGCGAAGAGGGCTGGCTGGTGGTGTCCTGACCGCTTCCGTTTTCATCGGACAGTTCTGTTCGCCGCTTCTCAGCACGCCCGTGATTGCAACATACGGCTACGAGGGCCTCTTCCGCAGCACCGCTTTGCTTGTTGCCGCGATGGCTGTTGCAGTTGTCTTGAAGGGGTGCGCGGTAGGGCTGCAAGCGTTGAAGGGCCGGACCCCGTCTCCGGAGCAGCGGCCATCAGTGAGATAA
- a CDS encoding SulP family inorganic anion transporter produces MTFIDNLRRDWLSNIRGDVLAGIVVALALIPEAIGFSIIAGVDPKVALYASFSIAVIISITGGRPGMISAATAATAVLMITLVRDHGLEYLLAATILAGIIQVLAGLCRLGSVMRFVSRSVMTGFVNALAILIFMAQLPELIGMPWQTYAMIAAGLGIIYLFPRLTKAVPSPLVCIIVLTALTAYLNIDVRTVGDLGALPDSLPVFLIPDIPFTLETLWIILPYSISVAAVGLLESLLTAAIVDQMTDTGSDKNREAIGQGIANFCTGFIGGMAGCAMIGQSVINVKSGGRGRLSTFVAGVFLLFLLLVLGDLVRIIPMPALVAIMIMVSIGTFSWSSLNDLRKHPRRSSLVMLATVFTVVGTHNLALGVGVGVLLSGLFFAWKVAQIFRVTSSLTADSHERDYLVEGQLFFASAEDFMAAFDFKEPLKRVRIDVSRAHIWDLTGVNAVDRAVLKFRREGIEVEVVGLNEASTTIMDKLAVHNDPKAMEKVFGH; encoded by the coding sequence ATGACCTTCATCGATAACCTCCGCCGTGACTGGCTTTCCAACATCCGTGGCGACGTGCTCGCCGGTATTGTTGTCGCCCTTGCCCTGATCCCCGAAGCCATCGGCTTCTCGATCATCGCAGGCGTCGATCCCAAGGTAGCGCTGTACGCCTCCTTCTCCATTGCCGTGATCATCTCCATCACCGGCGGACGCCCCGGCATGATCTCGGCAGCGACCGCCGCAACCGCCGTGCTGATGATCACGCTCGTGCGCGATCATGGCCTGGAATACCTCCTTGCCGCCACGATCCTCGCCGGGATCATTCAGGTGCTGGCGGGTCTGTGCCGCCTCGGCTCCGTGATGCGCTTCGTCTCACGATCCGTCATGACGGGCTTCGTCAATGCGCTCGCCATCCTGATCTTCATGGCGCAGTTGCCCGAGCTGATCGGCATGCCCTGGCAGACTTACGCCATGATCGCCGCGGGCCTTGGGATCATCTATCTGTTCCCGCGGCTCACCAAGGCCGTTCCCTCGCCGTTAGTGTGCATCATCGTCTTGACGGCCCTCACGGCCTACCTGAACATCGACGTGCGCACCGTGGGCGACCTCGGCGCCTTGCCGGATAGCCTGCCGGTGTTCCTGATCCCCGACATTCCGTTCACGCTCGAGACGCTCTGGATCATCCTTCCCTATTCCATCAGCGTCGCCGCCGTGGGCCTATTGGAAAGCCTGCTGACCGCCGCCATCGTCGACCAGATGACGGACACCGGCAGTGACAAGAACCGGGAGGCCATCGGACAGGGCATTGCCAACTTCTGCACCGGCTTCATCGGTGGCATGGCGGGCTGTGCCATGATCGGACAGTCGGTCATCAACGTGAAGTCGGGCGGACGCGGGCGGCTGTCGACCTTCGTCGCTGGGGTATTCCTGCTGTTCCTGCTCCTCGTCCTGGGCGACCTCGTGCGCATCATTCCGATGCCTGCGCTGGTCGCCATCATGATCATGGTTTCGATCGGCACCTTCAGTTGGTCGTCCCTCAACGACCTGCGCAAGCATCCCCGGCGCTCCAGCCTCGTCATGCTGGCAACCGTCTTCACGGTCGTGGGCACCCACAACTTGGCCCTTGGGGTTGGTGTGGGCGTACTGCTCTCCGGCCTCTTCTTCGCCTGGAAGGTAGCGCAGATCTTCCGCGTCACCTCGTCACTGACGGCTGATAGCCACGAGCGCGACTACCTGGTCGAGGGGCAACTCTTCTTTGCCTCGGCGGAGGATTTCATGGCGGCGTTCGACTTCAAGGAGCCCCTGAAGCGGGTGCGCATCGACGTCAGCCGGGCGCACATCTGGGACCTCACGGGCGTCAATGCCGTGGACCGTGCCGTCCTCAAGTTCCGCCGCGAAGGCATCGAGGTCGAGGTTGTGGGGCTGAACGAGGCCAGCACGACCATCATGGACAAGCTGGCCGTCCACAACGACCCAAAGGCCATGGAAAAGGTCTTTGGTCACTGA